A stretch of the Rhizobium sullae genome encodes the following:
- a CDS encoding aKG-HExxH-type peptide beta-hydroxylase → MSASRIQELADEARLLLKRNPLMVSTVSLQRVATRNLLKRRFQYGRTLAAASKLADCSVGIEALAGYFPDLANGGYTRLLELPPAVAGPVGADPYRSSALAAWMGGLARSLEWQAARPDVQVVSGYLQPDLIASDLDLERQPACRLSCGIGLVRIESAARSPIMQALIRQCMPDYPRPDRPITDDAELDRIADHLEKAFALIAEFDECGHQHLIAGLHTLHVGVRREPQCSFSSSNELPGSALIALSRERLRDGDHAATAAQLLHEAANILLGFYTTSAAASLPGEFQYVSPYKNDLQTLESILHTAYTIPWECAMRMACLSTEADPERRARKTAFIIAYAARQVPLIDIARKGIERLGGDVLLDLPDIAAIPSWSGRILELVGQLLAEEPVAHRQAHLAERQRVLDRQAWDIGQMLLRGKEPIDPRMGRRQIDDSGDNISLWYNGKFHVIPKAADYAVGKDYGRYAATIHGIAPSEMEAM, encoded by the coding sequence ATGTCCGCGTCCCGTATACAAGAACTAGCAGATGAGGCGCGTCTCCTGCTCAAGCGCAATCCCCTGATGGTAAGCACCGTCTCCCTGCAGCGCGTGGCAACGCGCAACCTTTTGAAGCGACGCTTCCAGTATGGCCGCACACTTGCGGCGGCTTCCAAGCTCGCCGATTGTTCGGTCGGGATAGAGGCGCTGGCAGGTTATTTCCCCGATCTTGCAAATGGCGGATACACTCGTCTGCTGGAGCTTCCGCCAGCGGTTGCCGGACCGGTCGGTGCCGACCCCTACCGTTCATCCGCGCTTGCAGCCTGGATGGGCGGGCTCGCGCGCAGTCTGGAATGGCAGGCAGCCCGCCCCGATGTGCAAGTCGTCAGCGGTTATCTGCAGCCGGATCTGATCGCATCGGATCTTGACCTCGAACGTCAGCCGGCGTGCCGGCTCTCTTGCGGCATCGGCCTCGTCCGCATCGAAAGCGCGGCGCGAAGCCCTATCATGCAAGCCCTCATCCGCCAATGCATGCCGGACTATCCCAGGCCCGACCGCCCCATCACGGACGATGCGGAATTGGATCGCATCGCCGACCATCTGGAGAAGGCTTTCGCATTAATCGCGGAATTTGACGAGTGCGGCCATCAGCATCTGATCGCCGGCCTGCACACGCTTCACGTTGGCGTGCGGCGCGAACCGCAGTGTTCCTTTTCGAGTTCGAACGAATTGCCGGGCAGCGCGCTCATCGCTCTTTCCAGAGAGAGATTGCGCGACGGCGATCATGCCGCGACCGCAGCCCAACTGCTTCACGAGGCGGCGAATATCCTGCTTGGGTTTTATACGACCTCGGCGGCGGCATCCCTGCCTGGGGAGTTCCAATATGTTTCCCCATACAAAAACGACCTACAGACGCTCGAGAGCATCCTGCATACGGCCTACACCATTCCCTGGGAGTGCGCCATGCGCATGGCATGCCTATCCACCGAGGCGGATCCTGAGCGCCGCGCCCGGAAAACGGCATTCATAATCGCCTATGCCGCGCGGCAAGTCCCGCTCATCGACATCGCTCGGAAAGGGATCGAACGTCTCGGCGGCGATGTCCTCCTCGACCTCCCAGACATCGCCGCCATTCCTTCCTGGAGTGGCCGGATCCTAGAGCTCGTGGGCCAGTTGCTTGCCGAAGAGCCTGTCGCGCACCGCCAGGCCCATCTCGCCGAGCGCCAGCGAGTTCTCGATCGCCAAGCCTGGGATATCGGACAGATGCTCCTGCGCGGCAAGGAGCCGATCGATCCTCGGATGGGCCGGCGACAGATCGATGACAGCGGCGACAATATCAGCCTCTGGTACAACGGAAAATTCCACGTGATCCCGAAGGCCGCCGACTATGCGGTGGGCAAGGACTACGGTCGCTACGCCGCGACGATCCACGGAATCGCGCCCAGTGAAATGGAGGCAATGTGA
- a CDS encoding ABC transporter ATP-binding protein, with translation MALGFKSRRGGAFRSVFRYCWAHWKRQPGRASFMLFTAMLSTLADVLTPLFSGRLVDAVVSGQASDAAIWNSAFNAFCWLMVLSVGAVILRHATFTAIIGFTLKSMSEIAANSFFHIQRFSSDWHANSFAGSTVRKVTRGMWALDLLNDTVFVALFPSLVMLIGSTILMTWYWPMMGLLVGAGSVFFIAFTATMALRYVAPMASMANSWDTRLGGALADAVTCNAVVKAFGAEGREDKRLASVTRKWQDRTGRTWTRGTLNGTSQNALLSLLRGGVLGLALWLWANGKANAGDITFVLTAFFILQGYLREIGMHIRNLQRSVNDMEELVTIHAQPLGVEDVPGAPALHVTAGLITFDHVTFHYGNHHAPLYKDFSVTIKPGERVGLVGHSGSGKTTFIKLIQRLHDVNHGTVSIDGQDISKVAQTSLRRQIAIVQQEPILFHRSLAENIAYARPTATQAEIRTAARLASAHDFIEALPKGYATLVGERGIKLSGGERQRIAIARAFLADAPILILDEATSSLDSESEMLIQQAMERLMEGRTTLVVAHRLSTVRALDRLLVFDHGQIAEEGTHVSLIRRKSGIYRGLFERQALELTKGIASEGLIG, from the coding sequence ATGGCTCTTGGTTTCAAATCCCGCCGCGGCGGTGCTTTTCGCAGCGTTTTCCGTTATTGCTGGGCTCATTGGAAGCGTCAGCCGGGCCGTGCCTCCTTCATGTTGTTCACAGCGATGCTGTCGACGCTTGCGGATGTGCTCACGCCCTTGTTCTCCGGCCGACTGGTCGACGCCGTGGTGTCCGGCCAGGCCAGCGACGCTGCAATATGGAACAGCGCCTTCAACGCCTTTTGTTGGCTGATGGTACTGTCGGTCGGCGCCGTTATCCTGCGGCATGCCACGTTCACCGCCATCATCGGCTTCACGCTGAAGTCGATGTCGGAGATCGCGGCGAACTCGTTCTTCCATATCCAGCGCTTTTCGAGCGATTGGCACGCCAACAGCTTTGCCGGTTCCACTGTTCGCAAGGTGACACGCGGCATGTGGGCGCTCGACCTGCTCAACGACACCGTCTTCGTCGCGCTTTTCCCATCGCTGGTGATGCTCATCGGCTCGACCATTCTGATGACATGGTACTGGCCAATGATGGGACTGCTGGTCGGCGCCGGATCCGTATTCTTCATCGCGTTCACCGCGACAATGGCTTTGCGCTATGTTGCGCCGATGGCCAGCATGGCCAATAGCTGGGATACACGCCTCGGCGGCGCGCTCGCCGATGCGGTGACCTGCAATGCCGTGGTCAAGGCCTTTGGCGCTGAAGGCCGGGAGGACAAACGTCTCGCCTCGGTCACCCGCAAGTGGCAGGATCGCACAGGGCGCACCTGGACGCGGGGCACCCTGAATGGCACCTCGCAGAATGCGCTGCTCAGCCTGTTGCGCGGCGGCGTGCTGGGCCTTGCCCTTTGGCTCTGGGCTAACGGCAAGGCCAATGCGGGCGACATCACGTTCGTCCTGACAGCCTTTTTCATCCTTCAGGGCTATCTGCGTGAAATCGGCATGCATATCCGCAACCTGCAGCGTTCGGTGAACGACATGGAGGAGCTTGTCACCATCCATGCACAGCCTTTGGGCGTGGAGGACGTTCCCGGCGCGCCAGCTCTCCATGTGACGGCCGGCCTGATCACGTTCGATCATGTCACCTTCCATTATGGCAACCACCATGCTCCGCTCTACAAGGACTTCTCGGTCACCATCAAACCGGGTGAGCGAGTTGGACTCGTCGGCCATTCCGGCTCCGGAAAGACGACTTTCATCAAGCTGATCCAGCGTCTGCATGACGTCAACCACGGCACGGTCTCGATCGACGGGCAGGATATTTCCAAGGTAGCGCAGACCTCTCTTCGCCGCCAGATCGCCATCGTGCAGCAGGAACCCATCCTGTTTCACCGCTCGCTGGCGGAAAACATCGCCTATGCGAGGCCGACGGCCACGCAAGCGGAGATCAGAACGGCTGCGCGGCTTGCCAGCGCCCATGATTTCATCGAGGCGCTGCCAAAGGGCTATGCGACGCTTGTCGGCGAACGCGGTATCAAGCTTTCCGGCGGCGAACGGCAACGCATCGCCATCGCCCGCGCATTCCTGGCCGATGCGCCGATCCTGATCCTTGACGAGGCGACCTCGAGTCTCGATTCGGAATCGGAGATGCTCATCCAGCAGGCAATGGAGAGGCTAATGGAGGGACGCACGACACTGGTCGTCGCTCACCGCCTGTCGACGGTGCGCGCGCTCGATCGGCTGCTGGTCTTCGACCACGGACAAATCGCCGAGGAAGGTACTCATGTTAGTCTCATCCGGCGCAAGAGCGGGATCTATCGCGGACTGTTCGAGCGTCAGGCGCTGGAGCTGACGAAGGGCATCGCGAGTGAAGGGCTGATTGGCTAA
- a CDS encoding ThiF family adenylyltransferase: MINYRSRRLSAAVRAPVDFPNFFAHNLGSRGRGALFAGNSTDAVEEQSPTVTRPACGVSLKASDMPAEDEYVAAATNHHDAFLTPRCHRRRDFARFREIDFVIIGCGGLGSQIAIQLAALGARHFLLVDAERIDENNLNHLPWASEANLGWLKTDRLATHLAARFSANVFALPEFAEGASALRLIADYANNPFFILAGDGSRPAQDLLSVCLTSEAGLPPHLHVGRSAGYRMAGPLVAVHEDACPVCHCATQVTADDAFHAPPATVHNPSVVGLAVSQIAQKCLSRHSIARGRRWILNLKSHQAELRSLSEHAECKVRP; encoded by the coding sequence ATGATCAATTATCGGTCTAGACGATTGTCAGCGGCGGTCCGTGCGCCCGTCGATTTTCCGAACTTCTTCGCCCACAACCTTGGGTCGCGCGGCAGGGGGGCTCTGTTTGCCGGCAATAGTACCGATGCTGTCGAGGAACAGAGCCCCACTGTTACTAGGCCTGCATGCGGCGTCTCACTGAAGGCTTCCGATATGCCGGCGGAGGACGAGTATGTCGCCGCCGCAACTAATCACCACGACGCCTTCCTGACGCCTCGTTGCCATCGGCGACGCGACTTCGCACGGTTTCGCGAAATCGACTTCGTCATCATCGGATGCGGCGGCTTGGGCTCGCAGATTGCCATCCAGCTTGCGGCCCTCGGCGCGCGCCATTTCCTTCTCGTCGATGCGGAACGTATCGACGAGAACAACTTGAACCATCTCCCATGGGCGAGCGAGGCGAATCTCGGCTGGCTGAAGACAGACAGGCTGGCGACCCATCTGGCCGCGCGTTTCTCGGCGAATGTCTTCGCGCTGCCGGAATTTGCGGAAGGCGCCTCGGCGCTACGGCTAATCGCAGACTACGCTAACAATCCGTTCTTCATTCTCGCCGGCGACGGTTCTCGTCCGGCCCAAGATCTCCTGTCGGTCTGCCTAACATCGGAAGCCGGCCTGCCGCCCCATCTGCATGTGGGCCGCTCGGCAGGCTACCGCATGGCAGGTCCCTTGGTCGCGGTGCATGAGGACGCATGTCCCGTCTGCCACTGCGCCACCCAAGTCACAGCCGACGACGCCTTTCACGCCCCACCGGCCACCGTCCACAACCCATCGGTCGTCGGCCTTGCCGTGTCGCAGATTGCCCAAAAATGCCTTTCGAGACACTCGATCGCACGGGGACGCCGATGGATATTGAACCTCAAGAGCCATCAGGCCGAGCTGCGTTCTCTCTCCGAACACGCCGAATGTAAGGTACGTCCATGA
- a CDS encoding carboxymuconolactone decarboxylase family protein, which translates to MSRIPTPATISDALEASRPILEAIQKQIGSVPNIFRLVSNSPAALNGLTALQGALGKGKLAPATRERIALTMAEANGCDYCLSAHTYTGAKFAKLDESEIEANRRGTSNDPKAAAAVEFARALVDARGSVALGRVEKVRAVGYSDAEIVEIIAHVALNTFTNYVNEALGTEIDFPRIDRLAA; encoded by the coding sequence ATGTCACGCATTCCCACACCTGCTACTATAAGCGATGCACTGGAAGCTTCCCGCCCCATCCTGGAAGCCATTCAGAAGCAGATCGGCTCCGTGCCGAACATCTTCCGGCTGGTGTCGAACAGCCCTGCCGCTTTGAACGGTCTGACCGCGCTGCAAGGCGCGCTCGGAAAGGGGAAGTTGGCTCCGGCCACCCGCGAGCGGATCGCACTGACCATGGCCGAGGCCAATGGCTGCGACTACTGCCTGTCAGCGCACACCTATACCGGCGCAAAGTTCGCCAAGCTGGACGAGAGCGAGATCGAAGCGAACCGCCGCGGCACCTCGAATGATCCGAAGGCCGCCGCCGCTGTCGAATTCGCCCGCGCCCTTGTCGACGCTCGCGGCTCTGTGGCACTCGGCCGAGTCGAAAAGGTTCGCGCCGTCGGTTACAGCGATGCGGAAATTGTCGAGATCATCGCGCATGTCGCGCTGAATACGTTCACGAACTACGTCAACGAAGCTCTGGGCACCGAGATCGACTTCCCCCGCATCGATCGCCTTGCAGCATGA
- a CDS encoding winged helix-turn-helix transcriptional regulator → MTIQLRALEADGIIERTVFVEVLPRVEYDLSEFGKALLRSCWP, encoded by the coding sequence CTGACGATCCAGCTTCGGGCGCTGGAAGCGGACGGGATTATCGAACGCACGGTGTTCGTAGAAGTCCTGCCGAGAGTTGAATATGACCTGTCCGAGTTTGGCAAAGCCTTACTTCGGTCATGTTGGCCATGA
- a CDS encoding alpha/beta fold hydrolase yields the protein MTRLITTLMLATVSFAPMSFASSATPNQAAITQQAPATVHYRTAAIDGVNIFYREAGPKDGPVVVLLHGFPTSSHMFRNLIPLLADRYRVIAPDYPGFGQSDAPDHTKFAYTFGHYTDLVDGLLDHIGAKKYSMYVMDYGAPVGYRLALKHPDRVAALIVQNGNAYDEGLREFWDAIKKYWADGTKESREALSGLVTLEITKFQYTDGVRDLTRISPDNWVHDQALLDRSGNKDIQLDLFYDYRTNVPLYPQFQAFFRERKPPTLIVWGKNDKIFPHQGAHPYLRDLPDAELHLLDTGHFALEDKLDVMAPLIHGFLDRKVAKGN from the coding sequence ATGACACGCCTGATCACGACCCTAATGCTGGCAACCGTTAGCTTTGCGCCAATGTCCTTTGCCTCGTCGGCCACCCCCAACCAAGCAGCCATCACGCAGCAGGCTCCCGCAACCGTCCATTACCGGACGGCAGCGATTGATGGCGTGAACATCTTCTATCGCGAAGCCGGTCCGAAAGACGGCCCAGTGGTCGTCCTGCTGCATGGCTTCCCGACGTCTTCGCACATGTTCCGCAATCTGATCCCGCTGCTTGCGGATCGCTATCGTGTCATTGCTCCGGACTATCCGGGCTTCGGCCAAAGCGACGCTCCCGACCACACGAAATTCGCCTATACGTTCGGCCACTATACCGACCTTGTGGACGGTCTGCTCGATCACATCGGCGCCAAGAAGTATTCCATGTATGTCATGGATTACGGCGCGCCCGTCGGCTATCGCCTCGCCCTGAAACATCCGGATCGCGTGGCCGCCCTCATCGTCCAGAATGGGAATGCCTATGATGAAGGCCTCCGCGAATTCTGGGATGCGATCAAAAAATATTGGGCTGATGGGACGAAGGAAAGCCGCGAGGCGCTTTCCGGTCTCGTGACGCTGGAGATCACGAAGTTCCAGTACACCGACGGTGTCAGAGATCTGACCCGCATCAGTCCAGACAACTGGGTTCATGATCAGGCACTACTTGATCGTTCCGGCAATAAGGACATTCAGCTGGATCTATTCTATGACTACAGGACCAATGTCCCGCTCTACCCGCAGTTCCAGGCTTTCTTCCGCGAACGTAAACCCCCGACGCTTATCGTGTGGGGCAAGAACGACAAGATCTTCCCCCATCAGGGAGCACATCCCTATCTCCGCGACCTTCCGGACGCCGAACTGCATCTTCTGGACACCGGACATTTCGCACTGGAAGACAAACTGGACGTGATGGCACCGCTCATTCACGGCTTCCTCGACCGGAAAGTCGCAAAAGGTAATTGA
- a CDS encoding DUF982 domain-containing protein, translated as MRLDMLRRFPTIILGFAEGKDRKVIRTAREAAQLLLKEWPTDDGEEFFTAVRTCLDVLTGEIEPEKLHEAIVRAAYEAGIAAITTDHSLGILRIYPVSEVR; from the coding sequence ATGAGATTGGATATGTTGAGAAGGTTCCCAACGATAATTCTTGGTTTTGCCGAAGGGAAAGATCGCAAGGTGATCCGTACCGCTCGCGAGGCTGCCCAACTGTTGCTGAAGGAATGGCCTACCGACGATGGTGAAGAATTCTTCACGGCGGTGAGAACGTGTTTGGACGTCCTTACTGGAGAGATCGAACCCGAGAAATTGCACGAGGCGATCGTCCGCGCCGCATATGAAGCGGGTATTGCAGCAATCACGACTGATCACAGCCTGGGTATCCTCAGGATCTATCCAGTCAGCGAGGTCAGATAG
- a CDS encoding LysR family transcriptional regulator, whose product MDRWQAMRVFAKVAETESFAETARHMHMSAPAVTRAVAALEDLIGARLFVRTTRSVKMTEAGTRYFEDCRRILADIAEAEAAAGGSYATPTGTLAITASALFGQMYVLPIVTEFLNAYPTIRARTLFIDRPVNIVEEGVDVAVRIGHLPDSGFTAIKVGAVRHVICGSPSYLDRHGVPSTPADLKNHRIAASTSAWASPEWRFANDQRVTIDPILQCNTNQATIATARAGWGLTRALHYQIGPALLAGELQIVLSDYEEPPMPIHILYPEGRHAPAKVRAFVDMAAARLRENRLLN is encoded by the coding sequence ATGGATCGATGGCAGGCGATGAGAGTCTTTGCAAAGGTTGCGGAAACCGAGAGCTTTGCGGAGACCGCGCGCCACATGCATATGAGCGCGCCGGCGGTGACGCGGGCCGTTGCAGCGCTTGAGGATCTCATCGGCGCACGCCTGTTTGTTCGCACGACGCGCTCCGTCAAGATGACGGAAGCAGGGACACGGTATTTCGAGGATTGCCGTCGGATATTGGCGGATATCGCGGAGGCAGAGGCGGCAGCCGGTGGCTCCTACGCCACTCCGACTGGAACCCTGGCAATCACGGCATCCGCGCTGTTTGGGCAGATGTACGTGTTGCCTATCGTGACCGAGTTCTTGAATGCCTATCCGACGATCCGCGCCAGGACGCTGTTTATCGATCGGCCCGTCAACATCGTCGAAGAAGGGGTGGATGTCGCTGTTCGTATAGGCCATCTCCCCGATTCAGGTTTTACAGCTATCAAGGTCGGAGCCGTTCGGCACGTCATATGCGGATCCCCGAGCTATCTCGACCGGCATGGCGTGCCAAGCACGCCTGCGGACCTGAAGAACCATCGCATCGCGGCTTCAACAAGCGCCTGGGCTTCGCCGGAATGGCGCTTCGCAAACGACCAGCGTGTGACGATCGACCCCATCCTTCAGTGCAATACGAACCAAGCCACGATTGCGACGGCCCGGGCAGGTTGGGGATTGACCAGGGCCTTGCATTATCAAATCGGCCCGGCCCTGCTTGCGGGGGAGTTGCAGATCGTTCTCAGCGACTATGAAGAGCCGCCAATGCCCATCCATATCCTTTATCCGGAAGGGCGGCACGCGCCCGCCAAGGTTCGCGCCTTCGTGGACATGGCAGCGGCACGCCTCCGGGAAAACCGGCTGCTGAACTAG
- a CDS encoding S8 family serine peptidase, with product MTDQSQMPKPAPINYYYLWHLTALGVVDAEYGSAPPAPLALDASAARALPDPLITGTVWDAIASAGPLRPARVALIDVGVSPDHPNLATRLDREASIDLTTHRYGARVLEILDTTTSFDREEKHAFFAGLNIAPLGNIGLSNDDRDYLSDLVAEYATSEGVLRRLYNPESLFASHGTCCAGLIVGEPAVVAEEGTASAPPEGAFYGNGDELRTSGNRNVIPYFGVDPFSRIISIRTSFEDDVRQFIAAFLYAYHQKADVIVLPRGLPDPKRSIVDPKNELKADLELWKNQDAANLFTRIALADQGEPELEPKAAQKGSNPDRPWHILKQLILAISRHIPIVCAAGNSGESQLIYPASLAADDNGIIAVGAVTVEGFRSGYSNYGEGLTVVSPSDDGEVFNRHQLRLDRLSPFAAQHDYSAFRMREYYYSHFSLLTTDLSGIFGYDHGSDPWSAIVPFGTNPGTGGGYYTTFGGTSGASAQVGGLCALIQRAYKSRHNPGDRLSGPHVKSILKAASRLDAIVAPGTRKLTADCMNAESEDALEAAYFFGSGLPNARAAVQAALAI from the coding sequence ATGACGGATCAATCACAAATGCCTAAGCCCGCGCCGATCAACTACTATTATCTCTGGCACCTGACTGCGCTTGGTGTGGTCGACGCGGAATACGGATCAGCTCCGCCTGCTCCACTCGCGCTCGATGCGAGCGCCGCACGCGCGCTCCCCGATCCCCTCATCACCGGCACGGTCTGGGATGCCATCGCTTCCGCCGGCCCGTTGCGTCCCGCGCGGGTCGCGCTGATCGATGTCGGCGTATCACCGGACCATCCTAATCTGGCAACCCGGCTTGACCGGGAAGCGTCAATCGATTTGACGACCCATCGTTACGGCGCGCGCGTGCTCGAGATACTCGATACGACTACGTCGTTTGACCGTGAAGAAAAACATGCCTTCTTTGCCGGGCTCAACATCGCTCCGCTCGGCAATATCGGCCTTTCGAATGACGACCGGGATTATCTCAGTGACCTGGTTGCCGAATATGCCACGTCGGAGGGTGTTCTCCGGCGGCTCTACAATCCGGAATCGCTTTTTGCATCACATGGTACGTGCTGCGCAGGACTGATCGTCGGCGAACCCGCCGTTGTTGCGGAAGAAGGCACAGCAAGCGCTCCACCGGAGGGAGCCTTCTACGGCAATGGCGACGAGTTGCGTACGAGCGGTAATCGCAATGTCATCCCCTATTTCGGCGTTGACCCTTTTTCAAGGATCATCTCTATCAGGACGTCCTTCGAAGACGATGTCAGGCAGTTCATCGCTGCCTTTCTTTATGCCTATCATCAGAAGGCGGACGTGATCGTCTTACCGCGTGGTCTGCCGGATCCAAAACGCAGCATCGTTGATCCGAAGAATGAGCTGAAGGCCGACTTGGAACTGTGGAAAAACCAGGATGCCGCCAATCTCTTCACGCGCATTGCCCTCGCCGACCAGGGTGAGCCTGAACTGGAGCCGAAGGCTGCGCAGAAAGGCTCCAATCCGGATCGCCCGTGGCATATCCTCAAACAGCTCATCCTCGCCATCAGTCGGCACATTCCGATCGTCTGCGCCGCGGGAAACAGTGGCGAGAGCCAGCTGATCTATCCGGCAAGTCTTGCCGCCGACGACAACGGCATCATCGCCGTCGGGGCCGTTACCGTCGAAGGTTTCCGTTCGGGCTACAGCAATTACGGCGAAGGATTGACGGTTGTCTCTCCCTCCGACGACGGTGAGGTCTTCAACCGGCATCAGTTGCGCCTCGACCGGCTTTCTCCATTTGCCGCACAGCACGACTACAGTGCTTTTCGAATGCGGGAATACTACTATTCGCACTTCTCGCTTCTGACGACGGACCTGTCGGGGATTTTCGGCTATGATCACGGCTCCGATCCATGGTCGGCGATCGTGCCGTTCGGAACCAATCCCGGCACCGGTGGAGGATACTACACCACCTTCGGGGGCACCTCCGGCGCGTCGGCGCAGGTGGGGGGGCTATGCGCCCTGATTCAGCGGGCCTACAAGAGCCGCCACAATCCCGGTGACCGCCTCTCGGGTCCTCATGTCAAGTCCATTCTGAAAGCCGCGTCCCGCCTGGACGCCATTGTCGCACCCGGAACGAGGAAACTGACGGCGGATTGCATGAATGCAGAAAGCGAGGACGCTCTCGAAGCGGCCTATTTCTTCGGGTCAGGCCTGCCGAATGCGCGGGCGGCGGTACAGGCGGCTCTGGCGATCTGA